The Fusobacterium massiliense DNA window TATTATACAATAAATACAAGAAGATATAACTTCTTTTAAAAAATTTTTAAATCTTCTTCATTTTTACAGTGAGGAGAGTTGATATGAATATGAACGTTGAAAATTACATAGGAGAAAAAAAATTAATTAGTCTGAGATTAAATGTATCTCTAGTAGAGGAGGTGAACAAAATAGCAGATACACTTTCTATTAGTATGACAGATTTTATTCGTAAAGCTATAGAAAAAGAAGTTAAGGAAGTAAATAATGATTTTTTCTTTAGATTATCGCAAGTAGAATATTGTTCAGAAGAAGAAAGCAATAATATTATAAAAGAATTAAAAGAAATGGAAGAAGAAGATTTAAAAAAGACAAAAAGAAAAATAATATCTCTTAAAAAAAAATAATAGGAGGTATTCCAAATGTCAGAAACTCAGGATGAAATAGAGCTTGTGATAGATTATAGTAAAGTCGCAGATAAGTTTTTTGAGAAACATAATGATGTTGAGGAAAAATTTTTGCAGAATCTAGAAAATTTCTATTTAGAAAAACAAGAAAACATAGATATAAAGAAAATAAAGGGAACTAAACTTCCCCAGTATAGAATGAGAATAGGAAATTATAGAGTGATATTTACTGTGAACAAAGAAATAATAAATGTTTATTATATCTTTGTAGAAAAAGCAGATTCAAGAGGTGACATTTATAAAAAATAGTATGATAATAGGAAAATATTTTAGTAGACTACTTTGAAAAAGATAATGAAGTTTATAAAAAGAATCCTAAACACATAGCATATTAAAGGGGCTGTTGTAAATTAAATAGTTGATTCCCAGAAGAAAAAAGATGCTAAAAAAAATTTTTTTTGCAGTTTAGCATCTTTTTTAATTGAGAAAGAAAAAGGCTATCACAAATTAATGATAAAAATCATCAATTTGCAACAGTCTCCATTTGCTATAAACTTAAATAGTTTTTATATACCAGGCATTATATTTTTTATTATATAAAGAAGTTTTAGTAAAGTTTTTAGCAAAATTTTCATTAGTTACATAGATATTAATACCATTTACTACATTTGTATCTAATATAATAGATCCTGCTTGATTATTTGTGATGAATTGTAGATTACGATTATTCCATGAATTATAATCTAAATGCTCACTATTTGCATTACCAAATAAAGTTAATTTTGGTTTTAAAATATCTAGATAGTTATCATTTCCTCCAGATTTTCTTCCATGATGAGGTGCTATTAAAATATCAATATTACTAACTAGTTTTTTATATTTACACAAAATATAGTCCCAAGTTTTTTTTCCTGAATCTCCAGCAAAAATAATTTTCTTTCCATTTTTATTATATAGTATTACATATGAACAATCATTGTAGTCTTTAGTATTATTAGCTTCTTGAATTAAATCTGTTGTAGGGGCGAGGATATATAGCCCATCCCCATCACCTTGACCATTGTAATTTTCATTAAAAAAACGATTTTTACTCCCTGAAAGTAGATGTAATACAGTGCATTTTAAATCTGAGTTACGGATTTCTTGATAAAATTCCCAGTCTTCTTTTTTATAGCTACCATTATTACTAAAAGCTTCTATAACTTTATTATTTTTAGTGTCCCAAAAATTAGTAACTTTAAAAGTATTAAATAAATTTCTAATTCCATCCATATGATCCATATCAGGATGTGTTAAAATAAATCTAAAAATTTGATTTATCCCTAAATCCTGAAGATATTTAATTGGATTAACAGGGTATAATTTTTGTTT harbors:
- a CDS encoding ribbon-helix-helix protein, CopG family; amino-acid sequence: MNMNVENYIGEKKLISLRLNVSLVEEVNKIADTLSISMTDFIRKAIEKEVKEVNNDFFFRLSQVEYCSEEESNNIIKELKEMEEEDLKKTKRKIISLKKK
- a CDS encoding type II toxin-antitoxin system RelE family toxin codes for the protein MSETQDEIELVIDYSKVADKFFEKHNDVEEKFLQNLENFYLEKQENIDIKKIKGTKLPQYRMRIGNYRVIFTVNKEIINVYYIFVEKADSRGDIYKK
- a CDS encoding ComEC/Rec2 family competence protein — protein: MAIIHFLNVKNGDCTLIQHSSDRNTLIDISNGNDIKDLSEAESGLESLSPQGNFKQKLYPVNPIKYLQDLGINQIFRFILTHPDMDHMDGIRNLFNTFKVTNFWDTKNNKVIEAFSNNGSYKKEDWEFYQEIRNSDLKCTVLHLLSGSKNRFFNENYNGQGDGDGLYILAPTTDLIQEANNTKDYNDCSYVILYNKNGKKIIFAGDSGKKTWDYILCKYKKLVSNIDILIAPHHGRKSGGNDNYLDILKPKLTLFGNANSEHLDYNSWNNRNLQFITNNQAGSIILDTNVVNGINIYVTNENFAKNFTKTSLYNKKYNAWYIKTI